The genomic window acatatggggtatttctataaactgcagaaacggggcaatcaatattggggtgcatttctctggtaataggtttataattatgaaaaatattggattacaataaaatctctgcacagaaaattaaaattttcaaatttcttacacacttagcttttatttctgtgactcccctaaagggttaaaaaactttctggatgtgcttttgcagagtttagggggtgcagtttctgaaatggggtgcttcgtgaggctttctaacacacagtcccctcaaatacactttaaacctgaacagttccctaaaaatatctgattttgaaattttactgaaaatttggaaatttgctgctaatgttttaagcttcctattgtctaaaaaaaatgaaatatagtttaataaatgccgccaacaaaaagtagacatgttgctaatgctatttaatatataatttatgtggtataaccattttctgtataagcagaaaagttttaaagttggaaaaatgcattttttcacaatttttcacgctattttggtttttttcataaagattcgttataagtatcgactccaatttaccagaaatgtgaagtacaatatgtcacgagaaaacaatctcagaatcagccggataggtaaaagcatcccgaagttattaatgaataaagtgacactggtcaaattcataaaatttgctccggtccttaaggccatttcaggcccggtccttaaggggttaagagctccctgaactgggtgggagcgtgagtggaggaggggcatggtctgcataacagGGTCTTCAGCCCTTTACTCTGACCTAGGAATTCCCCCTTACTTTCCAACTCATAGCAGATCCAGTTCAGGCTGGgggttacatcaggggacaggactgtggaggtaatctctctatagctataacccctctctcccttgacagagagtgctgcatgtatgtgcctacatctgccctgctcattcctccatgctccctgaagtctctgtcagcccttgtgtttcccatccttgccATTAAGGGGATACGCAGCTCCATCCTATATCTacaacctgctgctgtgttatcagggttatggagttactatacattatacaccacatgctgctatactgtacagtaacttatatatcacatatccagctgctgtgttatcagggttatacagttactatacattatacaccacatactgattgctatactgtacagtaacttatatatcacatatccagctgctgtgttatcagggttatacagttactatacattatataccacatgctgctatactgtacagtaacttatatatcacatatccagctgctgtgttatcagggttatacagttactatacattatataccacatgctaattgctatactgtacagtaacttatatatcacatatccagctgctgtgttatcagggttatacagttactatacattatataccacatgctgctaaactgtacagtaacttatatatcacatatccagctgctgtgttatcagggttatacagttactatacattatacaccacatgctgctatactgtacagtgacttatatatcacatatccagatgctgctgtgttatcagggttatacagttactatacattatacaccacatgctgctatactgtacagtaacttatatatcacatatccagctgctgtgttatcagggttatacagttactatacattatataccacatgctgattgctatactgtacagtaacttatatatcacatatccagctgcagtgttatcagggttatacagttactatacattatgcaccacatgctgatggctatacttataacatatccagctgtttctaaatctttgttccATAtgatttacatgttattcagaaaaaaaaaaaaaaaaaaacattatttttggagtggggaaccaattgttagcatttcagtgatttcttatgggaagtttggctttggcttaagagtgtatttggattacaagcacagtcccagaatgaattatgctcctaatccaaggcaccactataatcTTCTTTCCACCATACCAACAGCAAAGCTAAACTTTTGTGGTCTAAATATCATTGACCATTTATTCTGTGACCTTGTTCCATTAGTAGAACTTGCCTGTTTTGACACTTTCAGTGTTCAGTTAGAGATTGATGTTACTAGTAGAGATGTGAGACTGGTGGAATATTCGAAAGCTCAGAATTCAATTCGAATAGATCGGGATGTTCGATTATTTTACCaaatatcgaaccccattaaagtcatggAGAAAAAAtccttgtttcttggaaacctaaatttgaccatttggaggtcaccaagtccacaatgacacctcggGAAATGAtcccaacacctctggatgcaactGGGGCAGCaaggaagcagtattacaccatcACATGAAGCGGTATTAGCAGTCCCCATggaaccaaaccttctcctatgtcactatccttaccttccaaccctgcccctatgtcactatcctttcctaccaaaccttctcctatgtcactatcctttcctaccaaaccttctcctatgtaactatccttacctaccaacccttttcttatgtcactatccttacctaccaagccttctcctatgtcactatccttacctaccaacccttctcctatgtcactatccttacctaccaaaccttctgctatgtcactaaccttacctaccaacccttctcctatgtcactatccttacctagcaaaccttctgctatgtcactaaccttacctaccaacccttctcctatgtcactatccttacctaccagaccttcttctatgtcactatccttacctaccagaccttctcctatgtcactatccttacctactaacccttctcctatgtcactatccttacctactaacccttctcctatgtcactaaccttacctaccaacccttctcctatgtcactatccttacctaccagaccttcttctatgtcactatccttgcctaccagaccttctcctatgtcactatccttacctactaacccttctcctatgtcactatccttacctactaacccttctcctatgtcactatccttacctactaacccttctcctatgtcactatccttacctaccaaaccttctgctatgtcactatccttacctaccaaaccttctgctatgtcactatccttacctaccaaaccttctgctatgtcactatccttacctaccaaaccttctgctatgtcactaacattacctatcaaaccttctgctatgtctcttacaaaaatattaaaaagaattgGACCCATACAAGACTCTTGTGACctgtctctgctcggaatatataTCATTGCTAATAACTCTCTGATATATACCCTTCACCAACCACAAATcgactgaactatccagggattaagtccaattggAATTGCTCAATAATCCACTAGCTTCTCTATAAGCTTTTTATGGGGAATTATATTTAAGGTGTTTTCATCTCCACAATGATGTCATAGAACACTAAATGTTTTATATATCCTTATAAATAATCAGGATTTTCAGGATCTGCTAATGACTTATAGATGTATCTCCATATTCCTCCACTGACCGTCACACCGGAGACTGATCAGACAGGAGCAGAGATATCTCCGGGGAGTTCTTCTACCTGCTCCCTTGTCTTCATCTTGTAGATAAATATCGGCAGGTACTGTCTCACATTCAGGGGTCTAACCTGTAGAAGGAGATTATACTGTTGTCTCCCATGATCATCAATCCCTCCAAGAGAGCTGTGATCTATAAGAATTATTAAGGTGAAAATGAATGTCAAGTTCAAAGAAACATCTGATGTGCGTAAATGTCTATAACATTACATAGAAATGACTTCTTAAAGTTAAAGTGTTTGATAGCATCAAAACCATAATATTAGGTAGGTCTCTATGATGGTGCCAAAACATTTTTTAGCTTTCAAGTCCTGGACTTTACAAGGACCTCTCCTCTGAAGGTATTGGTGGTGTCTACATCAAGATATGAACAGCAGATCCTGTAATGTGTGAGTTGGGACCTACATGGTTTCTCCAGCACAACAAACAGATGATCAGTTAGATTGTAATCTAAGGACTTTGGAGGTCACTAAAGTGATccctttgtcatgttcctcattcTTAAGACTTGTCTGCAGTGTGTCCAGGGCATTATACAGCTAATAGAGGCTACTGCCATTAGGGGATCCCACagacatgaaggggggggggggggggggcttggtgtgTACAATAGGTTGGTGGTACATgccacagtaacatccacatgatgaaCATTACCTATTACCCTGCCACCTTTGGTTTGTCTttttcccataatgcatcctggTTTCATCTCTTCTCGAAGTCAGTAACATATCTGATTTTTCAGACTAGGCCACCTTCTTGCATGGCTTTACGCTTAGTTTTTATGTTCCTCTGCCCATTTTTGGCACTTTTGGTTGTAGACAAGGATCAGCATTGGAGCTGTGACCCGTCTGCTGCTACaaagttaaaaacacagaaagatttgtaatttaatcacTGTGAAATAATATAATGATATAGTTATAGAAGCGAACAGAACTTGATTTATGTTTTTTCAAGTCATGTACGGTATATGGACCACTCTAAGTCTTGTGtcattcctttttttatttttttttttaactgttgtcGTGTTCTACATACAGGAGAACAAGACGGAGGTCACAGAGTTCCTTCTCTTAGGATTTCGGGTCAATCGAGGATTTAGACTTTCCCTCTTTTGTCTGTTCCTTATGGTTTATTGGGGGACAATATGTGGGAACCTCCTGATCATCATCCTGGTGTCCACCAgcaagatcctccacaccccaatgtacttcttcatctcacAGCTCTCTATCAGCGACATCTTAATATCTACAGATATTGTCCCCAACCTGCTCCACATTCTACTGAATAAcggggccaccattacttttattgTCTGTATCACTCAATATTATTTTTTCTGCACCTCGGAAATGTTTGAATGTTTCCTCCTGGCTGTGATGTCTTATgacagatatgtggccatctgtaatcccCTCCGGTACTCCTCCATCATGACAAGTGGACATTGTGTGATATTGGCTGCCATCTGTTGGCTGTTTGCATTTTCTTATACTTTGGTTTACACAATAACACTGGCAAAGCTAAACTTCTGTGGCCCAAATGTCATTGACCATGTATTCTGTGACATTGTTCCATTACTAGAACTTGCCTGTTCCAACACCTTCATTGTTCAGTTAGAGATTGATGTTACGGGTACTCCAGTCATCTTTATTGCAACTACAATCATTGTAGTGTCTTATACTTATATAGTATCAGCAATCCTAAGGATCTCATCCAGTACTGgtagacagaaagccttctccacctgtagctcccacctcattgtggtctCCATATTCTACTGGACGCTGTTCAGTGTTTATATTGTCCCAACAAAAAGCCAAACACACTCAATGAGTAAAATCCtctccctgctatatactgtgtttacTCCGTTGGTCAACTCCATTATTTACAGCCTGAGGAATGGAGACATTAAAAAAGccatacaaaaatatacaaaagtgGTTGATCtgataaaataaatagaaaaaagacCAGATTTTGTGAACATTGTTATTCTTACACCTTGTAGACTAATGATTATCAGCTCCCACATGtcctgcttttattttcttttgtggaTTATCTGTTTGCCTCGGTGGTATCTTGACTTTCCTTACTAGTGTGATGCTCCGACTCATCAGACTGATAGAGGCTTCAACcacattaaaggagtagtccagggttgacctttttttttttttcttcaaaagagTCAGGGAAGAGGTGGCTGAATATAACAACATTCACCTACTTACCCGGCTTCATCACTGGAGTCTGCTGTCCTACACTCTTGTTCCCAGTCCACTGAGAGGGGACCTGGGTTTCAACGTGTAGTGACTGAGGTCCCTCCTCCGCCGCTGAGTGGGACTGGTGACTGAGGTCCCTCCTCCGCCACTGAGTGGGGCTGACACGTCCATGAGGACATCACAAAGAGGACAGTGGACTCCAGTGCTGAAGCCAGAGAGGTAGGTGAAtgctgttatgttcagccacctcctccctgactcttttgagaaaaaaaagcctgaccccagacttttcctttaatgacaCCAATGAGCCCTTCCATCACTTCTGAGAAGAAAAGTGATCTTTGGTGTAATGGATACTGATGAACTATATGCAGTGAGCTAAGTCACAAATTAGTGAGGCGCTTACTGCtaccatctgattttttttaatggggcAGATTACACAAATGAGCAGTGCATCCTGTGTCCACATGACAATTGAAACACTGTTGACCATAGCACAGTGAAGTGTAAATGTAATCAATAGTGCCGCCAAAGCTGTTATTGGTTAgcatcacacacacatatttcCGGTTTCTAAGTGGACATTTAAATACTGTTATCTGCGACACTGTCAACAGGGTAGTTGTTATTTAATTGATAGGAGAAGAAATAATGAGTTCTATTTTCATTAAATCttgtagctatatatatatatatatatatatatatatatatatatatatatatatgtattgcccTAGCATTGATTCCAGTGCCCAGGCTGACAATTAAGCATGAGTGGCCGGGAGGAGCGTGGAGGCAGCATGGCGACATGCCATCACGGCTCTGCCACAGTGTTTAGGTACACGGGGGCCAGGGCCAAGGATTAAAAGTTTTTTAAGCCTCCCTACCTCACAGCTATAAGGTATCGGGGTGGGATCACACCGCACCAGAGAGGTGATTGGTTCTTTATAAGGAAATTTTTAAAACTTTGAAAGAAAACTTAGAAGACAAGTGCATCACAATAAATTTGAATATCATCaaaaagcccccctcccccccagtaatTCAATTATAAAAGTGAAACACCTATGAAGTATAAAGTCATTACAAACAAGGTGAATGTTTTCTAGTTTAGCGGGAACTATTAACAAGTTTGgcgaatccaacctgctgatagccccctattgtgcatggggtgctgaggaagGTCTTTTCCATTCCTCCTCTGCTGTTAGCAGTTTAATCCATtgtctggagcaccgttaggagtatTGCCCCACCCGCTAGCACTGATCCAGCCCgccggctccattgattatcattaggagTGAGccagatcggtgctatggggtGGGGCACTGCTCCTAATGGTGCGCCAGACCAAAGATTAAACTGCTAAGAGCATGAGAATGGCacagaagaggaaggtaagagacctacctTCCTCTTTGGCACTCTGTACAATAGGGGGATATTAGCAGGTTAATAGAATGGTAAATGAGGTCTGAGGAAGAGACCCCAGTAGTCTTGAAATGTGTTACTTATGAATATATCCTGAATAAACTTCTACACATATATGGTCTGCGCAGAGGAGCTCCTACTTTGTTTTGGATATTCTGAGCTTGATCCGCATCTCAAGGGCTGACGATTTCCAGCTGCTACAATCCCGTATGAGATTTGTCATCCATGCTTTGTAAAGTTGTTTGCGACTTggcacaaccacaccaggtgagcaGCAACATATTTGCGAGGCTCACCTACTGCATAGAGGGTGTCACCCTATGAGGTGCTCTGCcgcttttttgtttacattttcattgttatgttgtttttttttcccccatataaaaaataaaagatctGAGCAGTCATGTTTACTTGATGAGAATCTGCTGGATATGGGATTTATGTTCTTACCATCTAATCCCCTCTCCTGGAAGTTGACTCAACTACCCCTAACACCACTTTCTGTTAGATATGGGGAGACTTCAAGTGAAACCACACAGTCCAAAACTGATTACAGAGCCTGCTCTGAGAATCCAGTTGCCACCTATTGGATTCCATTTCCTCAAGAGTATATTTTCTATCATAGAATCTTTATGTCTCCTAATCTGGAGAACCTTAAGACTAAAAGAATAAAGCCTGAAATTCTGCATAGACATAGacatgccccctctctcctcttgcCCTGGACCTCTTTCCTGCCCAAAGCAGTTTATTTAAGAGTGCTTCCAAATTCCAAATGTCCGTCCGGCATCCATATCAACGCCACCTCTAGCAAATATAATATCCCAGGTTGTATGATCATCTTGATAAGCGCTAACCTTCCTGACATATCCAGTGGTAACTTAATCCAGGCCCCAATTTCAATTCCAAGTAGAGTTGTGTGTGTCTTTAGATGTTGTACCATACcaggtgacttctggccccttcacacagaacagtaggaattccctgtcacaaatgaccagaagggccGAAGATGTAATCCGAACTGTTGGAACATGTCCGCTGTcagaagtacaggcccggggtgCCATTTACCATCACTGTACTGATGTGGGGTAATAATAGGAGAGGGCCAGAGTGctcctttatagggaaccaattagcacaattgtgctgatatggttttcagctgcactaCCAAccactgagtataggatggtgggaaagctgggtgaccacatcatactgggtacaagatgctggaaagctgggtgaccacatcatactgagtacaagatgatgggaaagccgggtgacctccttcatactgagtataggatgctgggaaagctgggagaccacatcatactgagtacaagatgctgggaaagctgggtgacctccatcatactgactataagatgctgcaAAGCTagatgacctccatcatactgactacaagatgccgggaaagctgggtgaccacatcatactgagtataagatactgggaaatctgggtgacctccatcatactgacaacGAGATGCTGGAAAtttgggtgaccacatcatactgggtACAAGAtgataggaaagctgggtgaccacatcatattgagcataagatgctggaaagctgggtgacctccatcatactgactacaagatgccgggaaagctgggtgatcacatCATACTGACtagaagatgctggaaagctgggggacctccaccATACTGAGCATAAGATgccggaaagctgggtgaccacatcatactgagtataagatagttggaaagctgggtgacctccattatacaagatgctaggaaagctgggtgacagcctgtcatgattgtgcctgaaaagacatcagtgtccccctctgcggtgaagatcaaacctctgtgccaaagactgtgcttttggcattaagtctgttcctggttttcttctgttctttgcttatgtcttctgtgatccgttccatgttttctcagttctccctgcactttccttgctgtggtctgttcactaattgtctctgctgtgttctgattgacaggtctcttcacctctggctttctgtgattctcttgtgtgtttctcctgctctacctatcagcttggagtccgggacttctgttccttATAGCCTGGtctctcccttcagtctgggctcttgatagctttgtctaGCTTGTCTGCTTAGCTAGGTCCAGCCTTTTTTGCCTtcagtctgtattcctggttttcttatccctttgcttgtttcttgtcATTCTTTGGCTTTTAGTTTGGTGTCTTGCTTTGTCCTCAGTGTATCTTGCTTAGCCTTAAGTTTACtttgcttagtcctcagtgtgcctcgcttagtcctcagtgttcctttcTCTGTCCTCAGTTCATATTGTTTCTGTCTCTGGCTTCTGTTTCTCCCTTTGCTGTGTCTATTTGCCTGGTATTGTGTCTAGTTCCTAGTGCTCTTTCCTAGTATCTCCTTACCGTGTGTATTAGTGATTCTGACCTCCTGGATTTCATTACTTCGACCTTCCTTGTGCATTCTGgctttgtacttctgctgcccgtttgttgccaaccttgcccgctgactattctttattgcttgttttgtgtttgcacttactgcagcgtagggaacgccgcccagttgtcagCAGTTATTTAGagctgttgtggcaagtaggtagggaccgTGTGGGGTGTGTTAGTCATAGGGTCCACTTGTCCAGTGTCTTTGTTCCCCAGGGCCCTGACACCGCCATTATACTgcatactatacaagatgctgggaaagctgggtgaccacgattatactgactactatacaagatgctgggaaagctgggtgacctccattatactgactacgatacaagatgctgggtgacctccatatactgacatccgttattttgcggTTTGTCCACCGGTCAGTACAGTAATGGCTGTCGGTctattattctaggtcaggtgactgatcgccctttgtctttaacctcttaaggatggggccacttttcgtttttgcgttttatttttttcctcgtgtttaaaaggccatagcacttgcttttttccacctagaaacccacatgagcccttatttttttgcgccactaattgtactttgcaatgacaggctgaatttttgcataaagcacACTGCGAAacgagaaaaaaattcaaaatgtggtgaaattgaacaaaaaaacactacttttatttggggggtatttgtttttacgccattcgtcctggggtaaaactgactagaTATGCAtgttcaagtcgttacgattacaacaatatataacatgtataacttttcttttacctgatggcctttaaaaaattcaaaccatcgataacaaatatatgttccttaaaatcgctctattcccaggcttataacgcttttatcctttggtttatggggctgtgtgaggtgtcatttttttgcgccatgatgtttactttctatcggtaccttgattgcgcatatacgactttttgatcgttaatagttcgggcgattacaaacatgtttatttatttacttttatttaaaacatgggaaaaggggggtgattcaaacttttcttaggggagggggctttttcttgataacaacattttttttttttacacttatactagaagcccccatggggttagggttattcccccctgggggacctctagtataagcacactgatctctcattgagatctttgctgtatacttatacagcaaagatcaatgagatcggcactcggatgctttcggctgctgaagccgaaaacaaacgagtgccgagccaggatgagcgccattttggcggagacttCGGCTGGagcgggacgttgtcccggagaaaCAATccacccccactagacaccagggacggctgcatacagtgatcagatgcagctgtcaactttgacagctgcatccaattactgaattagcgggcacggcaatcagaccgtgcccgccaCTAGCCGCAGTCCAGAGCTACACAaggcacccgggatcacggcggttcagagcggggtcgccgcgcggccacgctctgaacacctcttgcggacgcatgacgtacgggtacatcatgcgtccttaagaggttaattgaattgaatttaatagtaaaaatggtgaaaggacggtgaaaaaagaaaaactgtgtgtgaacaactataaaaaataacgtccattgtttgcaaaagatgtcagaAAATAATTGTCCTGAACATTGTTTGACGTCCGCCTCAAAAGATGTCCGTCATTTAATGCACTGTGtgcaaatgacgtccattattctatagacttcagtgcgattcattgaagtcaatttaTATgatgcaatgacagacttttttttcccaaccAAAAGCGGTCgcctttttcctttctttttactTAGTGTAAAAATAACCAATGAATACAAATCTACAATTTATAAAATTTTGGCAAATCATGGAGT from Dendropsophus ebraccatus isolate aDenEbr1 chromosome 1, aDenEbr1.pat, whole genome shotgun sequence includes these protein-coding regions:
- the LOC138785807 gene encoding olfactory receptor 5G9-like, whose amino-acid sequence is MNYAPNPRHHYNLLSTIPTAKLNFCGLNIIDHLFCDLVPLVELACFDTFSVQLEIDVTSRDENKTEVTEFLLLGFRVNRGFRLSLFCLFLMVYWGTICGNLLIIILVSTSKILHTPMYFFISQLSISDILISTDIVPNLLHILLNNGATITFIVCITQYYFFCTSEMFECFLLAVMSYDRYVAICNPLRYSSIMTSGHCVILAAICWLFAFSYTLVYTITLAKLNFCGPNVIDHVFCDIVPLLELACSNTFIVQLEIDVTGTPVIFIATTIIVVSYTYIVSAILRISSSTGRQKAFSTCSSHLIVVSIFYWTLFSVYIVPTKSQTHSMSKILSLLYTVFTPLVNSIIYSLRNGDIKKAIQKYTKVVDLIK